One part of the Rhodococcus oxybenzonivorans genome encodes these proteins:
- the pepN gene encoding aminopeptidase N, with the protein MSTANLSRAETAERSRSIEVLRYRVELDLLGAVDPGRDTFSTTTTVEFSSRSPDTWLDFIGAGVESVTVDGTAVDVQYDGARIALTGLRESTVVTVVAQGDYSRSGEGLHRFVDPSDGQTYLYTQYEPADARRVFPCFEQPDLKAPFTFVVTAPRGWEVISNQHVDRRDTVSDGQIVTFAATLPLSTYITAVVAGPYHRVEFSWQRGNLTVPLSVLCRASLARYLDADTIFDITQQGLDFFADAFDYPYPWGKYDQVFVPEYNLGAMENPGCVTFTEAYVFRGSATDAQYEGRANTILHEMAHMWFGDLVTMVWWDDLWLKESFADYMGSLASAEATRWTQAWVAFANRRKAWAYLQDQLPTTHPIVADIVDLEAAKLNFDGITYAKGASVLKQLASYVGRDAFFEGARRYFRAHAFGNTTLADLLTELSGTSGRDLTSWADAWLQTSGVSTLALERNDGGGATLSQTDPRPHRLAIGMYDFDEAGDLVCTERTEIDITTSRTPVDLSDAPLVLPNDADLTYAKVRLDTRSLTTVENSLDRVRDPLARGLIWSSLWNATRDSELEAARYLAMAQRFSPTESNPALLTSVLSNAPFAIEHYLPESARADARSRWLEHTWNEMFVSDSGAQLTWARAVAAVAATDGGRAADIRSILDGSAPPPSGLSLDPDLRWAFWLALAATGHADDTDLHAEWQRDDTGSGRTAYLRAMSARPEVAVKAEAWASIFQDHSLSNDHLDATISGFLAGARRDLVAPFAADYFAAVRPTWRDRSIEMARRVVTGLFPREKTLGAADAWLAANADAPGALRRLIVEQRDHLARDLRAQEFNSRFAPSDES; encoded by the coding sequence GTGAGTACCGCGAACCTGTCCCGCGCCGAAACAGCCGAACGCAGCCGGTCGATCGAGGTGCTCCGGTACCGAGTGGAGCTCGACCTCCTCGGTGCCGTCGACCCCGGCAGGGACACCTTCAGCACCACCACCACGGTGGAATTCTCCTCACGCTCCCCCGACACCTGGCTCGACTTCATCGGTGCCGGGGTGGAGTCGGTGACCGTCGACGGAACCGCGGTGGATGTGCAGTACGACGGTGCACGTATCGCATTGACCGGACTACGGGAATCCACTGTCGTGACCGTGGTCGCACAGGGCGACTACTCGCGCAGCGGGGAGGGTCTGCACCGGTTCGTCGACCCGTCCGACGGACAGACGTACCTGTACACCCAGTACGAGCCGGCCGACGCCCGCCGGGTTTTCCCGTGCTTCGAACAACCCGATCTCAAGGCTCCGTTCACCTTCGTCGTCACCGCGCCACGCGGCTGGGAGGTGATCTCCAACCAGCACGTCGACCGTCGCGACACCGTCAGCGACGGCCAGATCGTCACCTTCGCAGCTACCTTGCCCCTGTCCACCTACATCACCGCGGTCGTGGCCGGTCCGTACCACAGGGTCGAATTCTCTTGGCAGAGAGGAAACCTCACAGTGCCGCTGAGCGTCCTGTGCCGGGCATCGCTGGCACGATATCTGGACGCCGACACCATTTTCGACATCACTCAGCAGGGCTTGGACTTCTTCGCCGACGCCTTCGACTACCCGTATCCGTGGGGTAAGTACGACCAGGTCTTCGTGCCCGAGTACAACCTCGGGGCCATGGAGAATCCGGGCTGCGTCACCTTCACCGAGGCGTACGTGTTCCGTGGGTCGGCGACCGATGCCCAGTACGAGGGCCGGGCCAACACGATCCTCCACGAGATGGCGCACATGTGGTTCGGTGACCTGGTCACCATGGTGTGGTGGGACGATTTGTGGCTCAAGGAGTCGTTTGCCGACTACATGGGGTCGCTCGCCAGTGCCGAGGCGACGCGGTGGACACAGGCGTGGGTGGCGTTCGCCAACCGGCGCAAGGCCTGGGCTTATCTCCAGGACCAGCTCCCGACGACCCATCCCATCGTGGCCGACATCGTCGACCTCGAAGCCGCGAAGCTCAATTTCGACGGCATCACCTACGCCAAGGGCGCCAGTGTGCTGAAGCAGCTCGCGTCCTACGTGGGTCGGGACGCCTTCTTCGAGGGCGCTCGCCGCTACTTCCGCGCCCATGCCTTCGGAAACACCACCTTGGCCGATCTGCTGACCGAGCTGTCCGGCACATCCGGTCGCGACCTGACCAGCTGGGCGGACGCCTGGCTGCAGACCAGCGGAGTATCGACTCTGGCCCTGGAGCGCAACGACGGGGGCGGCGCGACTCTTTCGCAGACCGATCCCCGACCGCACCGGCTGGCGATCGGCATGTACGACTTCGATGAAGCCGGCGACCTGGTGTGCACCGAGCGAACCGAAATCGACATCACCACCTCGCGGACTCCCGTCGACCTCTCAGATGCCCCGCTGGTGCTACCGAACGACGCCGATCTGACGTATGCGAAGGTGCGCCTCGACACTCGCTCGCTGACCACGGTGGAGAACTCCCTCGACCGGGTTCGCGACCCGTTGGCACGCGGGCTGATCTGGTCGTCCCTCTGGAATGCGACGCGGGACAGCGAACTGGAGGCAGCCCGCTATCTTGCCATGGCGCAGCGGTTCTCCCCTACGGAATCCAACCCGGCTCTCCTGACCTCGGTGCTGTCGAATGCGCCCTTCGCGATCGAGCACTACCTACCCGAATCCGCCCGAGCGGACGCCCGCAGCCGATGGCTCGAGCACACCTGGAACGAAATGTTCGTCAGTGATTCCGGCGCCCAGCTCACCTGGGCGCGCGCTGTCGCCGCCGTTGCGGCAACCGACGGAGGCCGGGCGGCGGACATTCGATCGATTCTCGACGGCAGTGCACCGCCGCCGTCCGGACTGTCTCTCGACCCCGACCTGCGGTGGGCGTTCTGGCTCGCTCTCGCCGCCACCGGTCATGCCGATGACACCGACCTGCACGCCGAATGGCAGCGCGACGACACCGGGTCCGGTCGCACCGCGTACCTGCGTGCGATGTCGGCCCGTCCGGAAGTCGCCGTCAAGGCGGAGGCCTGGGCGTCCATTTTCCAGGACCACTCGCTGTCGAACGATCACCTCGACGCCACCATCAGCGGATTCCTCGCGGGAGCACGACGTGACCTCGTCGCACCGTTCGCGGCAGACTACTTCGCCGCAGTACGTCCGACCTGGCGGGACCGGAGCATCGAGATGGCACGCCGGGTGGTGACCGGCTTGTTCCCCCGGGAGAAGACCCTCGGCGCGGCCGACGCCTGGCTCGCAGCGAACGCCGACGCACCGGGCGCTCTGCGAAGACTGATCGTCGAGCAACGCGACCATCTCGCGCGCGATCTCCGGGCGCAGGAGTTCAACTCCCGATTCGCGCCCTCGGACGAATCCTGA
- a CDS encoding TetR/AcrR family transcriptional regulator gives MRSRRKILDATLELIRSDGFDGVTIAAVAQAAGVTRQTVYSIFGSREELVSQAIAGLAVEVVGGIRSRLDATGTPFELVVELVVASRAAVHADPVLAALLQAEQGNPLFDAEMMRRAKPVARELLSPLVDRYPDTQTHLDDIVEILVRLGLSVIMFDDEAVHADDDLRRFLTRWLLPAMPFGS, from the coding sequence ATGCGGTCGCGGAGAAAGATCCTGGATGCCACGCTCGAGTTGATCAGAAGTGACGGCTTCGACGGGGTCACCATCGCGGCGGTGGCTCAGGCCGCGGGCGTCACGCGGCAAACCGTGTACTCCATCTTCGGGTCACGCGAGGAACTGGTGTCGCAGGCGATCGCCGGTCTTGCGGTGGAGGTGGTGGGCGGCATCCGTTCCCGCTTGGACGCCACCGGCACGCCCTTCGAGCTCGTCGTCGAGCTCGTCGTCGCCAGTCGGGCTGCGGTGCACGCGGACCCGGTCCTCGCGGCACTGCTCCAGGCCGAGCAGGGAAACCCTCTTTTCGACGCGGAAATGATGCGTCGCGCCAAACCCGTTGCACGCGAGTTGCTCTCACCTCTCGTTGATCGCTACCCCGACACGCAGACGCACCTGGACGACATCGTCGAAATCCTGGTCCGCTTGGGGCTCTCGGTCATCATGTTCGACGACGAAGCCGTTCACGCCGACGACGACCTGCGAAGGTTTCTCACCCGCTGGCTACTGCCGGCGATGCCCTTCGGTTCGTGA